The genomic segment GCTTACGGAACAGCACATCCGCGCTTGCAAGAATTGCGCGCTCGACCTCGATCTTCTTGACCTGCGACATGCACAAAAACATCCGACTGCCCCGGGAACGGGCGTGTTATCGGCCCGGTGCAGCCGGTGTGCAAGGGGGCAGCGTCACGTCCGTTCCAACTGTTCCGCGGCAAACCCGGCCAGGCGCGAATACCCGCGCACGATGGTCTCGCGGTCGGCCCGCGGCAAAACGGCGTCAATATCGGCAAACGGATCCGGTGCCCGGGCCTCAACTTCGTCGATCACCCGTTCGGGGCCGCCGTTGCGGTTGCGGGCCACGACATCATTGGCCTTGGGCAGGCGCTCGGCCTGATACAGCTGCATCGCCTCGGCGCCGGTCGCGCCAGCCCCCAGCACATCGGCCAGCGCCCGGCCGTCGAGGATGGCCTGCGCTGCCCCGTTCGCGCCAAAAGGGTACATGGCATGGGCAGCATCACCCAGCAGCGATACCCGGCCAAAGCTCCACCGTGGCAACGGATCGCGGTCACACATGGGAAACTCCCAGAACATCGGTGTCGCGGCCACCATCGCCGCTATATCGGCCTCCGGCACTGTGAACCGCGACAACAGCGCCCTGAGATCTTCATGCCGAGCCTCGCGGTTCCATTCCTCGCGTGCAGGGGGCAGGCCACCCGGCGCGGCCTGGCGGATGACAGCCGCCCAGTTCATCAGCTGGGTGGCAGGCGTCTTGCCAGGACCAATCGGATACAGGATGAACTTGCAGTCGGTTCCGCCGGAAATGATGATGCTGCGACCATCCATGAACCGGGGCCAATCCACCGACCCACGCCATAGCATCAGGCCGCTCCAGCGTGGCTTCCCTTCGTCCTGCACGAACTTGCTGCGTACTGCCGAATGAATGCCATCGGCCCCGATCAGAATATCGCCGTCGACCTCCAGACTGCTGCCATCGGCCTTGCGGAACCGGGCAACGATACCGTCCTGATGTTCTGTCACGTCCTCGAACGCGGCATCCAGTGTCAATGCGCCGGCAGGCAGACGTTCCCGGATGGCGTTCAGCAGAACCTGTTGCAGATCTGCCCGGTGGATCGAGAACTGCGGCACCTTGTAGCCCGCCTTCAGCCCGCGCGGTTCGTCCCACACGTTCTGGCCGTGCCGGGTGCGATAGTACAGATGTTCGGTCCGCACCGCCACGCGGTCGAGTGCCGGCACCAAGCCAAGCGCGTCGAGTTCGGTCATCGCATGAGGCAACAGAGTCAAGCCGACACCCAGTTGCAACAACTCTGGCACTTTCTCGTAGATCTCGCAGGCGATTCCTTGCTTGTGAAGGCTCAGGGCGGCAGCCAGACCACCGATACCCGCGCCTGCAATGATGACTTTCATCGGGCCGCTCCTCATA from the Gemmobacter sp. genome contains:
- a CDS encoding flavin-dependent oxidoreductase, giving the protein MRSGPMKVIIAGAGIGGLAAALSLHKQGIACEIYEKVPELLQLGVGLTLLPHAMTELDALGLVPALDRVAVRTEHLYYRTRHGQNVWDEPRGLKAGYKVPQFSIHRADLQQVLLNAIRERLPAGALTLDAAFEDVTEHQDGIVARFRKADGSSLEVDGDILIGADGIHSAVRSKFVQDEGKPRWSGLMLWRGSVDWPRFMDGRSIIISGGTDCKFILYPIGPGKTPATQLMNWAAVIRQAAPGGLPPAREEWNREARHEDLRALLSRFTVPEADIAAMVAATPMFWEFPMCDRDPLPRWSFGRVSLLGDAAHAMYPFGANGAAQAILDGRALADVLGAGATGAEAMQLYQAERLPKANDVVARNRNGGPERVIDEVEARAPDPFADIDAVLPRADRETIVRGYSRLAGFAAEQLERT